In Pochonia chlamydosporia 170 chromosome 3, whole genome shotgun sequence, the following are encoded in one genomic region:
- a CDS encoding transposase-like protein (similar to Metarhizium robertsii ARSEF 23 XP_007826351.2), which yields MFDEYVRQADVETQAQVGLFDDEADEIEADINDYSSFGKWSIRSLNTQRKKVKATSELDLFQTRPIYPQDLDVANPLEWWNQHQLEYPVLYRMALDLFSIPGMSAECERVFSQTKKMITDERNQLAPEVVEADQLQKHWLMRGQVA from the coding sequence ATGTTCGATGAATATGTACGACAGGCTGACGTCGAAACCCAAGCTCAAGTGGGACTTTTTGACGACGAAGCTGATGAGATCGAAGCCGATATTAATGACTACAGTTCATTTGGGAAATGGTCAATCCGCTCTTTGAATACACAGCgaaagaaggtcaaggcaaCTAGCGAGCTTGATCTATTCCAGACACGGCCAATTTACCCCCAAGATCTCGACGTTGCCAACCCTCTTGAATGGTGGAACCAACATCAGTTGGAATATCCAGTTTTGTATCGAATGGCGCTCGACCTGTTCTCAATTCCTGGCATGAGTGCTGAATGTGAGAGGGTGTTCAGTCAGACAAAAAAGATGATCACGGATGAGCGCAATCAGCTAGCGCCTGAGGTGGTTGAGGCGGATCAACTCCAAAAGCACTGGCTAATGAGAGGGCAGGTAGCGTAG
- a CDS encoding transposase-like protein (similar to Beauveria bassiana ARSEF 2860 XP_008603001.1), translated as MKESWIYRHGANLEHGGVRYWLCRLCHEKRSYSTALYASSGTAHAARHLVRQHQIVEFGDRSPCLATPFTIAAKSASSSVRPLPRQTSLGFQLASHFDERSWKSRFVDWVILEDVTFRQASSERLRWLITNGGEVASQLLPEHHTTVCSWIRQAFESRRQIIFNLVKDAKSCVHLSFDLWTASNGFHYIGVLGHFVDSQGKERDVLLGLPRLVGPHSGENMASYIKEVIEKYEIGSKLGYFMLDNAESNDTCLETLARWFPMDTSRRRLRCVGHIINLVVRAVIFGSNVSKFEAELRGATDEFSFEIWARKGAIGRLHNLSTYIRRTDQRRQVLRRLQTELAGDDAIFTLEIVVDGKTRWNSIYDMINRGIAIELYQSRWQKPKHDPVHRDLTKDFLNAADWAELERFRDFLKPFYILTKTMEGNANNPEAEGGHGAVWETLKTMDYLFVKFKQAAEETQFEEPSHVKSGIDCGWTKLEDYYLKTDRTPVYRAALALHPSYGYDYFERGTGKL; from the exons ATGAAAGAGTCCTGGATATatcgacatggagccaatTTAGAGCATGGGGGAGTACGCTACTGGCTTTGCAGGCTCTGCCACGAAAAAAGGAGTTATTCGACGGCTTTGTACGCCTCCTCTGGGACAGCTCATGCCGCGAGACACCTAGTCCGTCAGCACCAGATCGTTGAATTTGGTGACAGGAGTCCATGCTTGGCGACTCCGTTCACCATAGCGGCCAAATCCGCGTCCTCTTCTGTACGCCCTTTGCCGCGACAGACTAGTCTAGGCTTTCAGCTCGCCTCCCACTTTGACGAAAGGTCATGGAAATCTCGTTTCGTGGACTGGGTCATCCTCGAGGATGTCACCTTCCGACAAGCATCAAGCGAGCGGCTACGGTGGTTGATTACGAACGGCGGGGAGGTTGCGAGTCAGCTACTTCCCGAGCATCACACAACAGTTTGTTCGTGGATCCGTCAAGCCTTCGAATCTCGGCGGCAGATTATCTTTAATCTCGTCAAGGACGCAAAGAGTTGCGTCCACCTTAGCTTTGATCTCTGGACTGCTTCCAACGGGTTCCACTACATTGGCGTTCTTGGCCACTTTGTGGATAGCCAGGGCAAAGAACGTGATGTCCTTCTTGGACTGCCGCGCCTAGTTGGGCCACACTCTGGTGAGAATATGGCCTCGTATATCAAGGAGGTAATCGAGAAATACGAAATAGGTTCCAAACTCGGATATTTCATGCTTGATAATGCCGAAAGTAACGACACTTGCCTAGAGACGCTTGCGAGGTGGTTCCCAATGGACACGAGCCGGCGTCGACTGCGTTGCGTAGGCCACATTATCAATCTGGTTGTCCGCGCTGTCATCTTTGGGTCAAACGTCAGTAAGTTCGAGGCGGAGCTTCGTGGGGCTACGGACGAATTTAGTTTCGAGATTTGGGCCAGGAAGGGGGCTATCGGCAGACTCCACAACCTTTCCACCTATATCCGACGGACGGACCAGCGACGACAGGTGCTTCGGCGTTTACAGACCGAGCTCGCCGGGGACGACGCAATATTTACATTGGagattgttgttgatggcaagacaCGCTGGAACTCCATTTACGATATGATCAATCGTGGTAT TGCCATAGAGCTCTATCAATCTCGCTGGCAAAAGCCCAAACATGATCCCGTCCACCGTGACTTAACTAAGGATTTTCTCAACGCTGCGGATTGGGCTGAACTAGAGCGCTTCCGTGACTTCCTAAAGCCGTTTTACATCCTTACCAAGACGATGGAGGGTAACGCCAACAATCCAGAGGCAGAGGGCGGGCATGGTGCGGTGTGGGAGACCCTTAAGACAATGGACTATTTGTTCGTCAAATTTAAACAGGCCGCGGAGGAAACTCAGTTCGAGGAGCCGTCCCATGTTAAGTCGGGAATTGATTGCGGATGGACGAAGCTTGAAGACTATTACCTCAAAACGGACCGTACGCCAGTCTACCGAGCGGCATTAGCGCTTCACCCATCTTATGGGTATGACTACTTTGAGAGAGGCACTGGAAAATTGTGA
- a CDS encoding transposon I factor (similar to Talaromyces stipitatus ATCC 10500 XP_002340120.1), whose translation MVKQAMETTRLAAGVRVLRDELYPIKVDNVRRTAVLDDGGEVLAGAAETFGQENEAKVAKIAWLSRRDVPKAYGSMVVYLSKGADARRLLAERFFHAGGESGCTGVFERRPRPEQCYNCQEIGHKAFQCKGKQRCARCAKEGHRHENCHEEIMKCVPCGGPHESFSRHCPKLYPTQKE comes from the coding sequence ATGGTAAAACAGGCTATGGAAACGACGAGACTGGCAGCTGGGGTTCGGGTGTTGCGTGACGAACTCTACCCGATCAAGGTCGACAATGTAAGGCGCACCGCGGTCTTGGACGATGGTGGAGAGGTCCTGGCGGGTGCAGCAGAAACCTTTGGACAAGAGAacgaggccaaggttgccaaGATAGCCTGGTTGAGCAGGAGGGACGTGCCGAAAGCGTATGGATCGATGGTGGTGTATCTGAGCAAAGGAGCCGATGCAAGAAGGCTGTTGGCGGAGAGATTCTTCCACGCTGGCGGCGAGTCAGGTTGCACAGGGGTATTCGAGCGACGACCGCGACCAGAGCAGTGCTACAACTGTCAGGAAATAGGGCACAAGGCGTTCCAATGCAAGGGAAAGCAACGGTGTGCCAGatgcgccaaagaaggaCATCGACACGAGAACTGTCATGAGGAGATAATGAAATGTGTGCCGTGCGGTGGCCCACACGAATCGTTCAGCAGACACTGTCCGAAGCTTTATCCTACGCAGAAGGAGTAG
- a CDS encoding transposase (similar to Metarhizium robertsii ARSEF 23 XP_007817087.2), which produces MAPTKANAAFVWRQFIDLGRSNPKKSKRYRCRHCQKDFAATSIGRPKEHLAACEKWQGKQQQERQAQDEAGHPPPYSEAIQKKITEVGVQHISQDESNSFAYDAAAAVIAGGRPFSLFESRRWHYFFTRIKPGWKPPSRAAITRILPDLYQELLDEVFQRITSSEWFNIIFDASDNVSGHRIVNISVQIPDGPAFYWKTFDTGDEQHTAENWVKLIWREMQKLCGGDLSRINSICTDTENTMRSVHDLLGRFPELSHVNFSLCDSHGLQLLIKDILLLPFFEDLFDNVTTLLTFFSRSKLQLQRLRTCQRTRWNGITRALIRSVITRWGSQYNSFFSLLRSRDPARDWSIRKDVRGELRSQGCPVLLPEAVRIIKDNSFWLKLETAIAVLKPVNDFQHASEADESGIAYVVNRWLQIKSKWAEMREADQFPDVPWDDIDAIFKARLDKQTYNIHWVADALRPDTTGPNSKLPPSVFARVQEYLRKHLKNNDEYHRALSEFTHFRMRTGGPDGLFNKHSAVYDDGFKPAMAWQCLLNQGSILARVAVKVMNTLVNSVPSERSFSAISFIHTKARNRLTPVHADMQAFIFMNDRVLDRLKDEKYAHKKRWADLEEKDWLELEDSYLELFVNAQGKKVWMDGAMASTNEDFEWEGVLQSTGDILGVGTEVESEV; this is translated from the exons atggcgcccaccaaagctaacGCTGCCTTTGTTTGGCGACAGTTTATTGACCTCGGCCGCTCTAACCCTAAGAAAAGCAAGCGATACAgatgccgtcactgccagaaggactttgcagccacttctATTGGGCGGCCTAAagagcatctcgctgcgtgtgagaaatggcaaggcaagcagcaacaagagcgtcaggctcaagatgaagctggacatCCTCCCCCATATTCTGAAGCTATACAAAAGAAGATAACCGAGGTCGGAGTTCAGCATATCTCGCAAGACGAGAGTAACAGTTTCGCCtatgatgccgccgccgccgtaaTCGCTGGCGGCCGCCCCTTCAGCCTGTTCGAGAGCCGGCGTTGGCATTATTTCTTCACTCGCATTAAGCCTGGCTGGAAGCCTCCTAGCCGCGCTGCTATCACGAGAATTCTCCCCGACTTGTATCAGGAACTCCTTGACGAGGTTTTCCAACGCATTACTAGCTCAGAATGGTTCAATATAATATTTGACGCTTCCGATAATGTTTCCGGCCACAGAATCGTTAATATCTCGGTACAAATACCAGACGGCCCAGCTTTCTACTGGAAAACTTTTGATACGGGAGACGAACAGCACACAGCAGAGAACtgggtgaagttgatatggagagaaatgcagAAACTGTGCGGCGGTGATCTCTCCAGAATCAACTCTATCTGTACGGATACCGAAAATACGATGCGCTCGGTACACGATTTACTAGGGAGATTCCCAGAACTCTCAcatgtcaacttctctctgTGCGATTCTCACGGCCTTCAGCTCTTAATTAAAgatatccttctccttccattctttgaggatctCTTTGATAACGTCACCACACTTCTCACGTTTTTCTCACGGTCTAAATTACAATTGCAAAGATTGAGAACGTGCCAGCGCACAAGGTGGAACGGAATAACTCGCGCGCTGATCAGAAG TGTAATTACACGCTGGGGTTCTCAGTACAATTCAtttttctccctcctccgtTCTCGAGACcctgccagagactggtcTATTCGAAAAGATGTACGAGGCGAGCTGCGATCCCAAGGGTGCCCCGTTCTCCTGCCCGAAGCGGTTCggatcatcaaagacaacagcttctggctAAAACTTGAGACTGCGATCGCTGTGCTAAAGCCTGTGAACGACTTTCAACACGCttccgaggctgatgagtcgGGAATCGCGTACGTTGTAAatcgctggctgcaaatcaaaAGCAAGTGGGCCGAGATGAGGGAGGCTGATCAGTTTCCTGATGTTCCGTGGGATGATATTGACGCTATATTCAAAGCACGGCTTGATAAGCAAACGTACAATATACATTGGGTCGCTGATGCCCTCCGGCCTGACACAACAGGTCCGAATTCGAAACTGCCACCTAGCGTCTTTGCGCGCGTACAAGAGTATTTGCGGAAACATCTGAAAAACAACGACGAGTATCACCGTGCTCTCTCCGAATTCACACACTTCCGAATGCGTACGGGCGGCCCAGACGGCTTATTTAATAAGCACAGCGCCgtatacgacgatggctttaagccagcaatggcatggcagtgcctcctcaaccagggcTCGATTCTGGCTAGAGTAgctgtgaaggtgatgaacaCACTTGTGAACTCCGTACCCTCAGAACGAAGCTTCTCTGCTATTAGTTTTATACATACAAAAGCTCGGAATCGCCTTACGCCAGTGCACGCTGACATGCaggccttcatttttatGAACGACCGCGTGTTAGATCgtctcaaggacgagaagtaTGCCCACaaaaagcgctgggcggatcttgaggagaaggactggctagaactcgaagattcatatctcgagttatttgtgaatgcgcagggcaagaaggtctggatggacggcgcgatggcctcaaccaatgaggattttgagtgggagggtgtattacagtcgacgggtgatatattgggtgttggcactgaggtggaatctgaggtttga
- a CDS encoding transposase-like protein (similar to Beauveria bassiana ARSEF 2860 XP_008603420.1) produces the protein MAQSVRDREYKAVDISVVEHGEPATKRRRTQYYSPFEQFKDEAWIRPSEERDSDETEDEHSRWKDQLPTDGDVRDPRAYWHAQRFKYPRLSRMALDFVIVQAMSAECERLFSAAGRMVTPLRNQLEASTIVICQVLRSWLQAGIMDKGDPILLDKADEAVLEQVAEREGLLVLSL, from the coding sequence ATGGCACAGTCAGTTCGGGACAGAGAGTACAAGGCAGTGGACATCTCTGTGGTGGAGCATGGTGAACCAGCTACAAAGCGTCGACGGACACAGTACTACTCTCCATTCGAACAATTCAAGGATGAGGCCTGGATACGTCCAAGCGAAGAACGGGACTCTGATGAGACGGAAGATGAGCATAGCAGGTGGAAGGACCAGTTACCAACGGATGGCGACGTTCGGGACCCGCGGGCTTATTGGCACGCGCAGCGGTTCAAGTACCCCAGACTCTCGCGAATGGCACTGGACTTCGTGATAGTTCAGGCGATGAGCGCGGAATGTGAGAGATTATTTTCGGCGGCAGGCCGCATGGTGACGCCTCTTCGGAATCAGCTGGAAGCAAGCACGATTGTTATCTGTCAGGTGCTGCGGTCATGGCTGCAGGCAGGCATTATGGATAAAGGTGATCCTATACTGCTGGACAAAGCGGACGAAGCAGTGTTAGAGCAGGTAGCCGAGAGGGAAGGGTTGCTGGTTctcagcctttaa